One genomic window of Arachis stenosperma cultivar V10309 chromosome 10, arast.V10309.gnm1.PFL2, whole genome shotgun sequence includes the following:
- the LOC130957548 gene encoding protein FAR1-RELATED SEQUENCE 7-like has protein sequence MEEVLRSRIEGAFANEAVLDRVSERVRDVAFEEEIVQDMGMEDDEVEVGGGEQSVENGMDAAEVVTITADDFLRMEFNNPKEAAHIYEEYSRVKGFAVRQGFRDKKWLEKQDRKREHKVVTRCGCPAEMRIKPRIGTGKWFGARFVDEHNHDLLPQKFVEYLTAHRRISDVDIAHMDSLRQVGISIPKIYESIAAQAEGFNCNGVVNAALRLLEVASRRDEKMYWRYKVGVGQHMCDLFWSDGCSQEDFKLFGDVLAFDATYGRNKYNLPVVVFSEVNNHNQTCVFATAMVSSETQSSYVSVLRKFLECMDGRAPKAIITDGDRSMRVAIQEVFPDAHHRLCAWHLLKNATSNVCMPRFTSLFRHCMLADIEVEEFELQWEAMLTYVEGYLLALGRLPDANHCMRSLGGLWRADNKDELEFRSSYGTPVIQTEFPELEKSGAINFTREIFARYRESLKRCVRVTVLGCIKSEGTCTYVTQKYRRPERRWNVTHHGMPDTFVCTCLRMESFGLPCVHILAVLVRLDIGSLSKSLVLQRWSKAAKVEMSGVNQVDDTEALYRNPVGTFLQHCKRFARVACQSEENFKVYTEKVVEDTLRLEMMNGDAGDGAGSHHAAQGVRDPIGVRTKGTGRANEPVGSRAVKRRKCSTCGCLGHRRTRCPNGPRVTTSYTEQNTVPSQHMPNRDPTVSYAGNESNKRRRSVG, from the exons ATGGAAGAGGTTCTTAGGTCCAGGATCGAAGGCGCATTTGCGAATGAGGCGGTATTGGATAGAGTGAGTGAAAGGGTGAGGGACGTTGCCTTCGAAGAG GAAATAGTACAAGACATGGGAATGGAAGATGATGAGGTTGAGGTAGGTGGAGGAGAGCAAAGTGTTGAGAATGGAATGGATGCGGCTGAAGTTGTGACAATAACGGCTGATGATTTTTTGCGAATGGAGTTCAACAATCCTAAGGAAGCTGCTCATATATATGAAGAGTACAGCCGAGTGAAGGGTTTTGCTGTTCGACAAG GTTTTCGGGACAAGAAATGGTTAGAAAAGCAGGATCGCAAAAGAGAGCACAAGGTTGTCACCCGTTGTGGGTGTCCTGCCGAGATGCGGATAAAGCCAAGGATTGGTACGGGAAAGTGGTTTGGGGCACGTTTTGTGGATGAGCATAACCATGATCTTTTGCCTCAAAAGTTTGTGGAGTACTTGACTGCACACAGGAGGATTTCGGATGTTGACATAGCGCACATGGATAGCCTGCGGCAAGTGGGAATTTCAATCCCGAAAATATACGAGTCAATAGCAGCACAAGCTGAGGGTTTCAACTGC AATGGTGTTGTCAATGCAGCACTAAGGTTGTTGGAGGTAGCTTCTAGGAGAGATGAGAAGATGTATTGGAGGTACAAGGTAGGGGTTGGTCAACACATGTGTGACTTATTCTGGAGTGACGGTTGTAGTCAGGAGGATTTCAAATTATTCGGTGATGTTCTTGCCTTTGATGCTACCTATGGACGAAACAAATACAATCTTCCAGTCGTTGTTTTCTCTGAAGTTAACAATCACAACCAGACATGTGTTTTTGCAACCGCAATGGTATCAAGTGAAACACAATCTTCGTATGTATCGGTTCTAAGAAAGTTTCTTGAATGTATGGATGGCAGAGCTCCGAAGGCCATAATAACTGACGGGGATAGATCAATGCGAGTAGCTATCCAGGAGGTCTTTCCCGATGCTCATCATAGGCTTTGCGCATGGCACCTACTGAAAAATGCTACTTCCAATGTATGTATGCCGAGGTTCACATCCTTGTTTAGGCACTGCATGCTAGCAGACATAGAGGTGGAGGAGTTTGAGTTGCAGTGGGAAGCAATG CTTACATACGTGGAAGGTTATTTGCTGGCATTAGGACGACTTCCCGATGCGAATCATTGCATGCGAAGCTTGGGTGGTTTGTGGAGAGCAG ACAACAAAGATGAGCTCGAGTTTCGATCATCATATGGGACCCCTGTAATCCAGACAGAGTTTCCCGAGCTCGAAAAGTCCGGTGCAATAAATTTCACACGTGAGATTTTTGCAAGATACCGGGAGTCATTGAAGAGGTGTGTGCGTGTTACAGTGTTAGGGTGCATAAAATCGGAAGGCACATGCACATACGTGACTCAGAAATATAGGAGGCCAGAGAGGAGGTGGAACGTGACTCACCATGGAATGCCCGACACTTTTGTATGCACTTGCTTAAGGATGGAATCTTTCGGACTTCCTTGCGTCCACATACTTGCAGTGCTTGTCCGATTAGACATTGGGTCCCTCTCGAAGAGCCTGGTGCTGCAACGATGGTCGAAGGCAGCCAAGGTTGAAATGTCTGGGGTTAATCAAGTCGACGACACGGAGGCACTTTATCGTAACCCTGTTGGTACTTTCTTGCAACATTGCAAAAGGTTCGCTCGGGTTGCTTGTCAGAGTGAAGAGAACTTCAAGGTGTACACAGAGAAAGTGGTGGAGGACACACTGAGGCTAGAAATGATGAACGGGGATGCTGGTGATGGTGCAGGGAGTCATCATGCGGCGCAGGGGGTTAGAGACCCAATTGGTGTTCGCACAAAGGGGACCGGGCGAGCTAATGAGCCGGTTGGATCAAGGGCTGTCAAGCGGAGGAAGTGCAGCACATGCGGTTGCCTGGGACATAGACGTACTCGATGTCCCAATGGGCCACGAGTAACAACTTCATATACAGAGCAGAACACCGTGCCAAGTCAGCATATGCCTAATAGAGACCCAACG GTGTCATATGCTGGCAATGAAAGCAACAAGCGTCGAAGGAGTGTAGGCTAA
- the LOC130955045 gene encoding uncharacterized protein LOC130955045, producing MAIRVFLIVLLFLSFTNLTYSLYEDQVGLMDWHQKYIGKVKHAVFHTQKTGRKRVLVSTEENVVASLDLRHGEIFWRHVLGTNDVIDGLDIALGKYVITLSSDGSILRAWNLPDGQMVWESSLPGSKASKSILHIPKNLKADKDDLILVYGKGSLNAVSGVDGEVLWKKDFAGESIEVSHIIQSSDVIYVAGFADSSKISVYGLNAKNGELLENNHAALPFGTFGELLSVSGDMFVVLDEMRSKIVIVHLKNGEISYNQKHISDLTKDLAGQPVILPSRLPGMFALNTNSYVLLIKVTNQGELVLVDKVNNGAAVSDSLSISEDEHAFAFVHYGDNKIHLSVKNVNDWNHDLLKESIVIDHQRGKIDKIFVNNYVRTDRSHGFRALMVMEDHSLLLVQQGEIVWSREDGLASVVDVTTSELPVQKEGVSVAKVEQNLFEWLKGHMLKLKGTLMIASPDDLAAIQALRLRSSEKSKMTRDHNGFRKLLIVLTRAGKVFALHTGDGRVVWSILLPSLRKSEACENPVGLHIYQWQVPHHHALDENPSVLVVGQCGPSLSTPAVLSFIDAYTGMELKSLSPAHTAAQVIPLPYTDSTEQRLHLIIDDKQHAYLYPRTPEAIDILKHEFSNVYWYSVDADNGVIRGHALKGNCIQEAVDEYCFDFRDLWSVVFPSESEKIIATMTRKSNEVVHTQAKVMTDYDVMYKYISKNLLFVANAAPKAAGEIGTVIPEEAWLVIYILDTVTGRILHRMTHHGCQGPVHAVFSENWVVYHYFNLRAHRYEMSVVEIYDQSRADNKDVWRFVLGKHNLTSPVSSYSRPEVIAKSQSYFFTHSVKAIEVTSTAKGITSKQLLIGTIGDQVLALDKRFLDPRRTVNPSQAEKEDGIIPLTDSLPIISQSYITHALKVEGLRGIVTVPAKLESTSLVFAYGVDLFFTQIAPSRTYDSLTEDFSYALLLLTIVALVAAIFVTWVLSERKDLQDKWR from the exons ATGGCGATTAGGGTTTTTCTCATCGTTCTTCTCTTCCTTTCTTTCACCAATCTGACTTATTCGCTCTACGAAGATCAAGTTGGCCTCATGGATTG GCACCAAAAATACATTGGGAAAGTAAAGCATGCTGTGTTCCACACTCAGAAGACTGGGCGAAAGCGTGTTTTGGTGTCTACTGAAGAGAATGTTGTAGCTTCGCTCGACCTTCGTCATGGAGAGATTT TTTGGAGGCACGTTCTTGGGACAAATGATGTTATTGATGGACTTGACATTGCCCTGGGAAAAT ATGTCATTACTCTTTCTTCGGATGGCAGTATATTGAGAGCATGGAACCTTCCTGATGGACAGATGGTTTGGGAGTCTTCCCTTCCGGGCTCGAAGGCATCAAAGTCAATATTACACATCCCA AAAAATCTGAAAGCTGACAAGGATGATTTGATCCTTGTTTATGGTAAAGGGAGCCTCAATGCCGTTTCAGGTGTAGATGGTGAAGTTCTCTGGAAGAAAGATTTTGCTGGTGAAAG CATTGAGGTTAGCCATATTATTCAATCTTCTGATGTGATCTATGTGGCTGGTTTTGCTGATTCGTCAAAGATTAGTGTGTATGGATTAAATGCTAAGAATGGAGAGTTGTTAGAGAACAACCATGCAGCACTTCCTTTTGGTACTTTTGGGGAATTATTATCAGTCTCGGGTGATATGTTTGTAGTATTGGATGAAATGAGATCAAAGATAGTAATAGTACACCTCAAGAATGGAGAGATTAGCTACAACCAGAAGCATATTTCAGACCTCACCAAAGATTTAGCTGGTCAGCCAGTAATACTACCATCAAGGCTTCCAGGAATGTTTGCATTAAATACCAATTCCTATGTTCTTTTAATTAAAGTGACAAATCAAGGTGAGCTGGTGCTGGTGGACAAAGTTAATAATGGAGCAGCTGTTAGTGATTCTTTGTCAATTTCAGAGGATGAACATGCTTTTGCATTTGTTCATTATGGAGACAATAAAATCCACCTCTCTGTAAAGAATGTTAATGATTGGAATCATGATTTGCTTAAGGAGAGCATAGTAATAGATCATCAAAGAGGGAAAATTGATAAGATTTTTGTGAACAATTATGTAAGGACAGATAGATCCCATGGGTTTAGagcattgatggtaatggaggACCATTCGCTCTTATTAGTACAACAAGGAGAAATTGTTTGGAGTAGAGAGGACGGTCTTGCATCAGTTGTAGATGTAACAACATCAGAACTACCTGTGCAAAAGGAAGGTGTGTCTGTGGCAAAAGTTGAACAGAACCTTTTTGAATGGCTTAAG GGACATATGTTGAAGCTCAAAGGAACTCTAATGATTGCCAGTCCTGATGATTTGGCAGCTATTCAGGCACTGAGGTTGAGGAGTTCTGAGAAAAGCAAAATGACTCGTGATCATAATGGTTTCCGGAAGTTGCTTATAGTACTTACAAGGGCGGGCAAAGTGTTTGCCTTGCACACTGGAGATGGACGTGTAGTTTGGTCTATTCTACTTCCTAGTTTACGCAAGTCAGAAGCATGTGAAAATCCAGTTGGTCTTCACATCTATCAGTGGCAAGTTCCACATCATCATGCATTGGATGAGAATCCATCTGTCCTCGTTGTTGGGCAATGTGGACCAAGTTTGTCCACCCCAGCTgttctttcttttattgatgCTTACACAGGGATGGAACTCAAGTCTTTGAGTCCAGCTCATACTGCTGCTCAAGTCATTCCACTTCCTTATACTGATTCAACTGAACAGCGTCTGCATCTAATTATAGATGATAAGCAGCATGCATATTTGTACCCAAGAACTCCCGAAGCTATTGATATTCTGAAGCACGAATTTTCAAATGTGTACTGGTACTCAGTTGATGCTGATAATGGTGTTATAAGAGGTCATGCCCTGAAGGGTAACTGTATTCAGGAAGCAGTGGATGAATATTGCTTTGACTTCAGGGACTTATGGTCAGTTGTATTCCCATCTGAATCAGAAAAGATTATTGCAACTATGACAAGAAAATCAAATGAG GTTGTTCATACTCAAGCAAAAGTTATGACTGACTATGACGTCATGTATAAGTATATATCAAAGAATCTACTTTTTGTCGCGAATGCAGCACCAAAGGCCGCAGGGGAAATTGGTACAGTAATCCCAGAGGAGGCATGGCTGGTCATCTATATCCTTGATACCGTAACCGGTCGTATACTGCATCGCATGACTCATCATGGATGCCAGGGTCCTGTTCATGCT GTATTCAGTGAAAACTGGGTTGTCTACCACTATTTTAATCTTAGAGCACACAGATATGAGATGTCAGTTGTTGAGATCTATGATCAGTCTCGAGCG GATAACAAAGATGTTTGGAGGTTTGTTCTTGGGAAGCATAATCTTACATCACCTGTATCTTCTTATTCTCGACCAGAAGTAATAGCAAAATCACAATCATACTTTTTTACCCATTCTGTGAAAGCAATTGAAGTGACTTCAACTGCCAAGGGTATAACCTCTAAGCAGCTTCTTATTGGAACAATTGGTGATCAG GTTTTGGCCCTTGATAAACGCTTTTTGGATCCCCGGCGCACAGTTAATCCTTCACAAGCTGAAAAAGAAGATGGAATTATTCCTCTCACTGATTCATTGCCAATCATTTCCCAG TCCTACATTACACATGCGCTTAAAGTGGAAGGTCTCCGAGGCATAGTAACAGTACCGGCCAAGCTGGAGTCTACATCACTCGTCTTTGCATATGGAGTAGATCTATTTTTCACCCAGATTGCTCCTTCAAGGACTTATGATTCACTAACCGAAGATTTCAGTTATGCTCTACTGCTTCTAACAATTGTCGCTCTAGTAGCTGCGATATTTGTTACGTGGGTACTGTCTGAGAGGAAAGATCTGCAAGATAAATGGAGATGA